From Anopheles coluzzii chromosome 3, AcolN3, whole genome shotgun sequence, the proteins below share one genomic window:
- the LOC120955534 gene encoding mucin-2-like, with product MCDPRSCFRKFQIWSIAVLLLHTCSAQQYTGVKSVLSPAEANKQSAHSARSVDGGVPSADSNIINLAITPFARGQGFSAAKGRNLGFANDASLNAIPAGINNELTNVDARGSTPQPNTVLRDSYGNPVTPFTDLAKPELDSVGFRTNVNRDSNLQLSSSQVAKVGQYNFKVPSYASGIIEPVAQPNYGLLPPNPVPSTVQAVPPSGTKGAGPLNTQQQFLPNAKIPNIEEGKILFAQKPVNGLLPPLFPDQLPPVYDVKVGTERSPIFARDPFDGSLTPSSLQPTRKPNTPIASDNAVGFKTDVNQQTNFPQPGLPTGIRFSGSTTTASSIFPTVSTGKPVVQKYNGGFGGPAGFLGNQQNIGTAYTSTVRPILSQPVPSAAQPQPSRPQPVFTTQNSFPTTARPDTKPTIQKYMGSFGGAPGFLGNQANIGTAYTKDPQTFPVSSTVAPVQQFPPVQHVGSTHPAPVASTPVNSVPGRPQAPIVPPTPSTFNVPFNANPASQGSGVRPVVPSTFIANQHPVKPVPVTNSFNGGNKFTGSFGGAPGILGNQQRPGTNVNPDGTVFSPVQSQTGQKHQHQQQPLNQQFQQSKPITETFTGSFGGPPGVLRPFDNTKG from the exons CTGTTTTGTCCCCTGCTGAAGCGAATAAACAATCTG CACACTCAGCTCGCTCTGTGGATGGTGGCGTACCTTCGGCGGACAGCAATATTATAAATCTCGCAATTACACCATTTGCACGTGGCCAAGGATTTTCCGCAGCTAAAGGAAGAAATCTAGGCTTTGCGAACGATGCTTCTCTTAACGCAATTCCCGCGGGCATTAACAATGAGCTTACAAATGTAGATGCGCGAGGATCAACGCCGCAACCGAACACAGTGCTGCGGGATAGCTACGGAAATCCTGTGACACCGTTTACTGACCTAGCAAAGCCGGAACTGGATTCAGTTGGTTTTCGAACAAATGTGAATCGAGACTCAAACCTTCAGCTATCATCAAGTCAAGTCGCCAAAGTTGGGCAATATAACTTCAAAGTTCCTAGTTACGCGTCTGGCATAATAGAGCCTGTTGCGCAACCAAACTATGGGCTACTGCCACCAAACCCGGTTCCTAGTACGGTACAGGCAGTGCCACCGAGTGGAACGAAGGGCGCAGGGCCTCTTAACACGCAGCAACAGTTTTTACCAAATGCAAAGATCCCAAATATCGAGGAAGGAAAGATTCTCTTCGCGCAGAAACCAGTCAATGGACTATTGCCCCCTTTGTTTCCGGATCAATTACCGCCGGTGTATGATGTGAAGGTAGGCACGGAACGGTCGCCAATTTTTGCACGCGATCCATTCGATGGTTCATTGACACCGTCATCTCTGCAACCTACgcgaaaaccaaacacaccgaTAGCATCCGATAATGCAGTAGGATTCAAAACCGACGTCAATCAGCAGACAAACTTTCCGCAACCAGGCTTGCCGACAGGAATACGATTTTCGGGATCTACCACTACTGCTTCTTCCATCTTTCCTACTGTCTCTACTGGAAAACCTGTGGTACAAAAGTACAACGGAGGATTCGGTGGACCAGCCGGATTTCTTGGTAACCAGCAGAATATTGGTACAGCTTATACATCAACTGTGAGACCGATTTTGTCTCAACCTGTCCCCTCCGCTGCACAACCACAGCCATCACGTCCACAGCCCGTATTTACGACCCAAAACAGCTTCCCTACAACAGCTAGGCCAGATACGAAACCTacaattcaaaaatatatggGCAGCTTTGGGGGAGCTCCTGGATTCTTGGGCAATCAAGCGAACATAGGCACAGCTTACACAAAAGATCCACAAACGTTCCCCGTTTCCAGTACCGTTGCTCCCGTTCAGCAGTTTCCGCCTGTGCAGCACGTTGGATCCACTCATCCTGCTCCAGTTGCTTCTACCCCTGTTAACAGCGTTCCGGGACGACCTCAAGCTCCGATTGTGCCACCAACGCCTAGCACATTCAATGTGCCATTCAATGCAAATCCCGCCAGCCAAGGCTCAGGCGTTAGACCGGTGGTGCCCTCGACATTTATCGCGAATCAGCATCCGGTGAAACCAGTACCCGTAACGAACAGCTTTAACGGTGGAAATAAGTTTACGGGAAGCTTCGGTGGTGCACCGGGTATTTTGGGTAATCAGCAACGTCCTGGAACTAATGTTAATCCGGACGGTACCGTATTTTCACCCGTCCAATCACAAACAGGCCAAAAAcatcagcatcaacagcaaccTTTAAATCAGCAGTTCCAACAATCGAAACCAATCACAGAGACATTTACCGGTAGCTTTGGTGGACCACCCGGCGTACTGCGTCCGTTTGATAATACTAAGGGGTAA